GGGCGTGACGATCAGCACGCTGCGCAACAACACCGCGACCAACCTTCGCGACGAGCTCGAAGCCGGGCATGTGGACATCGCCATCGGCCTCCTGCCGCAGTTGAAGGCGGGCGTGTTCCAGCGCCGGCTGTTCCTGCAGCGCTATGTGTGCCTCTTCTCGGGCACGCATCCGCTCGCACGCAAGCGCAGCGTGTCGCTCAAGGACTTCAGCGCCGCCGACCACGTGCTGGTGCAGGCGGCCGGCACGGGCCACGGCAAGGCCGACGACGTGATGGCCGCGCAGGGCATCCACCGGCGCATACGCCTGAAGGTGCCGCACTTCGTGGCGATCGGCCACATCCTGCGTTCGAGCGGAATGATCGCGACCGTGCCCGAGCGCCTCGCAGAGAGCATCGCCGAGCCCTTCGGCCTCGTGTGGCGCCCTCACCCGGTGGCGCTGCCGCAGATCGCGATCAACCTGTTCTGGCACGCGAAGGTGCACCGCGATCCGGGGAATCAGTGGCTGCGGGGGTTGTTGTTCGACAGTTTTGCGGACAAGGACTGAACGGCCAAGCGGCCCGGAGGCCGCGTCAGACCGTGTTGATTTGCGCGTTGCGGAATTCGAGCTGCTCGAAATGGCTACCGGTGAAATCGACCATCTCGCCGCGGAGGCCATCGGCTCGGATCTGGTTGCCATTGCAATTCAGCACATCGACCCGCGTCCAGCGGCCGTTGTCGAAACCCAGGTTGTTCCAGGTGCAGCGGTTGAAGGTGCAGCCGCTCAGCTGCGCGGCGCTGAACTGCGAGTTGCTGAAGGTGCAGCCGGTGAAAGTGCAGCCCGTGATGGAAATGCCCTGGAAATCGCACGCGGTGAAGGTGCAGCCGTTGAACTGGCAGGCGGTCCAGCCCGCGTTCTGGAATGTCGTGGCGTTGAAGCTGGTGCCGGTGAAGGCGCTGGAGGCGAACTGGGCGAGGTTGAGATCGAGGCCCGCGTAGGCGAAGGTGTCCGCCTGGCCGATGAGGCCGGCCGGGGCGCCGCCTGCGCCTTTGCGCCAGAGGTTGTGATTGAGGAGGATGAGTTGGGAGGTCACGGGGTCACTTGATCGGAAATTCCTGGGAATTGGAATAAACCACGATTCGACCTCTTCGGGAAAAATCATGGCTTCTTGAAGCCGCCCTCTTCCTTACTAGAGAATTGCGAGAATTTCCTTGGGGTCGTAGGAAAATGAATTCACATCCGGCCATTTTGCGACGTCCAGATCGACAAAACCCACGCCTTTGACGCCTATTTTCCTTGCTGCGACCACGAACCTTTCAGAGCAAATTATTGTATTGTGCTTTGGTTCGAGGTTTTGAATTCCAAAAACGTCCGCCTCCACATCTTTATTGATCTTCAACTTCTTCAGCGCCAGAAAATCAAACTCATCCTTCTCCAGATCAGAAGCTGAAAAATCGATTGCAGAAGACTCACTCAAATAAAATTCGCGGGAAAATATCGATGCGAAGTATTTTGCCTCCGTGATTTCATCTTTATAAACACTTGAGACAACAAAAATTTCCTTGCAATCCTTTTTGCTCGCTCCAAAATCCTGCAAGAGATGCAAAAAATCTTCTCTCAGATACTGATGTGATGCATCCGACCTGATCGAAAAGTCAATCAGCTTCTCCTTCACCACCAAGCACATTCCCGACGGAAACGATTTCAGATTTTTCTTGTCCGCATACCACGGGTAGACCATGCCGTGCTGAATGGACTCGGGGTGCTCCGGACAGTGATCGTAGAGAACTGCATTCAAATAACCGATCGGGCAGCCTCGTTCTTTCTTTTGCGTTACGGCGTAGTACTTCATTTACTCACCAGCCTTCCCGTTTTCGGATTTCGAGCACCGCCCCAAGAAGAATTTCGGCTCTCAAACTGGTCTGCAGCGCCGCAATTCTGGATTTTTCCTGAGCCGCATAGATCTTCTCGGCATCGTATAGTTTTTCAATTTTCGTGATTCTTGCACCAACTTCTGCCGAATAAAGTGCATGAGAGCCGCAGTGATAATTTTGGCCAAAATGCGATAGTTGACATCGCAATTTCCGCTGCAAGCAATCAATGTTTCACTGCCGCCATGAATTACCCAACTCCTTGTGCTTCCGCTGTAGAAGCCATCCAGCAGGCGGCCGTACTCGCAAAACTCGCCGAGCTCGGGGGGCTTATCAAAAATCCCTCGATAACCCATATTCATTCGGCAGAATTTCCCGCAACTGGGAAATTTGAATAGACAACCATTCGACCCTCTGGATATTTTCCATCCCAACCGCATGGAATACCCCCCAGCAAATAGGCTTCTTCCACGCTTTTCCACAGCGAATCGACTTCGCCATACGCATAGCAATGAAGCAGTCGGGAAACATCGCCTTGCATGTTGTAGATCAAAGGGGCTTCATCAAGGCCCGAATAATCTTTACCAGACATTTGATCCAGCGTTTCGAGAATTTTCTTCTCCACGGAACGCGGCATATCAGGCCAGGCTGGAGTCACAGATTCCAACAGACCTTGCCAATCTTCGAACTTTTCCCCACTGTCGTCCGTTGAATATTCGGCGGCCAGCGAGGCATCGAAAATCAGCTTGATTTTTTCTTGGCCTCCCCGGTACGGGCTATCAAAAAACACCGGTTGATTCAAGAAACCAAAAAGCGCCTTGGCTTCAACCAACACTTGATCCCAGTTTTTCATGGCTAATTTCCTCTGATTATTTCGCGCATGGAGCTCATCCAATTAACCTGAACTCCGCTTGTCGTGCCGCCCTTCCCCGCATACATCGAAAGCGTTCCGCTCTTCAATTGGCTGGCAGATGCAGCTTGAATTGCCTTGATCTTCATGCAGCCGCTGACCTTGGGAATTTTAAGTCTATCGGCGGTTTTCAAAGCCCCTCGAATAGCGTACGTATACCCGGCATGATATCCATTGTGCAAGGTTTTTCCAAAGCCGGGACCAGATTGGGCCGCGACCGTATTGTCTTTCGGGAGTGCAATCAAATTGCTCGCATCATCAACGTCGAATTGAGGGCACAGCTTCTTTGCCATTGCGACCGTTGTGGCGTCTTTTGGAATGATGTGATGAACCTGATAACCAGTAGGGAGTGGACCGTGCAGCCTTTCCCAATTCTCCTGGTAACCCGATTTAAGGCCGACCGGATCAGTCCAAGCAGTCGGATTCGGCGCATACGCATGCAAGTTATTCCCGCCATACAGCGCAATCGGATCCCGACTCACAAACCGCCCACTGTGCGGATCGTAGTACCGGTGCCGGTTGTAATGCAGCCCCGTCTCCTCGTCGAAATACTGCCCCTGGAACCGGATCGGATTCCTGATTCCCGCACTCTGCGCGGCCTGCGCGATCGCTTCCCGCGCCTCGCCCCACGCCCGGTATTGCGCCGACCAGGCGATGCGGCCTTCGTCGTCGGTCAGTTCCTGCGGCGTGCCGAGGTGGTCGCACTGGTAGTAGCAGATCTCCTCCTTCGCGAAGGGCTGCGCGACCGGCTCGCTCGTCCACAACGGGTCGCGCGCCACGTCGTAGTCGCCCTCCTCGGCCACCATTGCCGCGTAGTCCGGCGTGGCATGCAGCGCGATGGCCTGTTGTTTTCTCGCCTGCAGCAGCGGCCTGAAGCTGCCGGGTTCGTAGAGGTAGTGAACGGTTCGGGCCTGTTCCTTGGCGGTCTTGCTGCCGACCACGCTTTCGAAGGCGAGCACGTCGCCGTCCCAGCCGTACACGGTGTGGCCTTTGGGGCTGTGCTTGGCCACGCGGCGGCCCAACGCGTCGTAGGCGAAGGTGGTCGTGCCCTGGTGGCTCTTGGCCGCGACCATGCGGCCGAAGCCGTCCCACTCGAAGCTCGTGCGCTCGCCGTTGCGGATTCGCTCGACCAGGTTGCCCTGGGCGTCGTAGCGGTAGGAGGTGCCCGCGTAATCCTTGAGCAGGTTGTCGAGCAGCTTGTGCGCGGCCACGGGGCTGGTGCGCGATTCGAAGGGCTCGTCCCGAATGCCCTGCGCGCGCGGCGCCGATGTCGACGTGGATTGCCCTGGCGCATCGAGTAACCCCGGCGTGGCGATGTTCCCCGCGGGATCGAAGGCGAAGACCTCCCTGCCCAAGGCGCTGTTGGCCTGCACCAGCCGGCCCACTGGGTCGTAGCGATAGTCGAGCCGGCCGCGCCGGGTGTCGCCGATGCCGACCAGTTGCCCGACCTTGTCGTAGGCATAGGTGCGCCGCACCAGCGCGCTGCCGGCGGGGCCCGCTTGCCCCGTCGATGAAACCCGCTGCTCCAGCAGCCGCCCCATGACGTCGTAGTCCAGGCTCTGGCTCAACCCGTTGCCCTGTTCGCGCCCGACTTCCCGGTGCAGGTCGTCGCGCTCGAAGGAAAGGATGTCCTGCCCGTCCAGCATCAGCCCGTGCACATGGCCCGAGCCGTAGGTGAGAAGGCGCACTTCGTGGCCATCCGGCCGCGTGCTCACGATGCGGTTGCCCAGTTCGTCGTACTGGTGGCGCCAGACGGCGGTCATCGGCTTTTCCAGCGCGCGCGCCTCGTAGTGCTGGTGTTCGCGCACCGTGTTGCCCACAGGGTCGTAGAACCACTGCAGCCGCGCATCGCGGTTGTTCGCCAGCACCAAGCGCCCCGAGGCGTCGTAGCCGAAGGTCTCGCTGGCCTCGCCCGCAGTGCGCTCCAGCAGCCGGCCCATCATGTCGAAGCGCATGTCGATGGACTGCAGCGGCTGCTCGATCTTCTCCAGCACGCCGTTGAATTCGGCGTACGCGTAGCCGGTCTTCTGGCCGTCGAAACCCACCTCCGCGAGCAACCGGCCCACAGGGTCGTAGCTGAAGGTGTAGCTGCTGCGGTTTTCGTTGTCGAGCTGCACGAGGCGCCCGAGCTTGTCCCACCGGTACGCGAGCTGCTGGCCCGCGGCATCGGTGCGCCTCGCGATCAGGCCGGCCTCGCTGTAGCCGTAGCGGGTCGTGTGGCCGAGCACATCGGTGTGCGCGAGCAGGCGGCCCTCGGCGTCGTGGCTGAAGCGCTCGGTGCTCTGGTCGGGATTGACGATGCTCTCGAGCTGCCCGCGTGCGTAGCTGTACTGCGTGGACTGGCCCGCGGCATCGGTGCTTTGAACCAACCGGCCGCGCGCGTCATAGGCCCAGGTCGTGGTCTTGCCCGAGCAGTCGGTGCGCGACAGCAATTGGCCCACGGTGTTGTAGACCATGCGGGTGATGCCGCCCTTCGCATCGGTCACGCGCACGGGCAGCCCGGCCTTGTCGTATTCGTACTTCGTCTTGTGGCCGAGCGGATCGGTCTCTTCGACGAGGTTGCCTTGCACGTCGTACGCACGCAGCCACACCTGGCCCTCGGGGTCGAGGATCTTCACGAGGTTGCCGCTGTCGTCCCAGTCCATGTGGATCTCGGTGCCGTCGGCGCGCGTCTGGCTGATGAGTTGTCCCTGCGCGTCGTAGCTGAAGTGCTCGACGCCGCCATTGGGCTGGATGTGGCGCACGATGTTGCGGGCCTCGTCGCGGAAGAACCATTCATCGCGCAGGTCGGGGTGAGTCACGCGGTAGGTGTAGCCCAGCTCGTCGTAGTAGTAGCGGGTCTCGTGGCCCAGCGCGTCGGTCACGGTCGTGAGGCGAATGTGCTCGGCCCAGCGTACGCGGGTGTCGAAGCTGCCGTCGTCCATCCACTCGCGCACGGCGCGGGCGTTGACGCCGGTGCCGTCGTAGGCGAGGTTCACGCCGCGGCCGGTGCGGTCTTCGTAGCGGGTCAGCAGGTGGTGGCTGTACTGGTAATGCCATGCGGTGGAGACGCGCTGCGTTTCGTCGACCAGCGCGCCCGCCGCCATGGGGCCGTTTTCGTCCTGCGCCTCGATGAGGTCGCCGTTCGCGTCGTAGGCGTAGGCGGCAAGCTGGCGAATGAGCTGGCCTTCCTTGATTTCCCACAGCCCGGCCAGCCGCCCCTGCGCGTCGATGCGCGTTCCTGCATGGGCGATGGTCGTGTCGCCCTGCTTGACCATGATGTCGCTGAGCACCGTGTGCTCCGCGCGCAGCGGATGCGCGTGGTCGTAGCGCAAGGCCACGCTCGCGCCTGCACGCATCTGCATGAGCGCGAGCCGGAAGAATCCGCGCCGGCCGCCGAGCGCGGGGATGCGCTCGTAGGTCTGCATCCAGTCGCGGCCCTGGTTGATGGTGAGCAGGTCGGGCGAGAGGCGCACGAGGGTCAGGTCTTCGATGAGGTCGCGGTGCGTCTGCCCGACCGCGAGCGCGGGGTAGCGCTTCGTGCGGCCGTCTTCAGCGTGATAGAGAAAAGCGCCTTCGCTGCCGTCGCCCAGGAGCTCGATGTCCAGCTGCGTCGTGTAGGGCGTGATCCAGCGCGCGCCGAGCACTCCCAGGTCGTAGGCGCCGAGGTCGGAGCGATAGGTGCGGCTCCAGGTGATCGGCAAGGCGCCGGGCAATTCGAAGTCGGTGTGCGTGAGCGTTTCGGCGCCCAGGCTCAGGGAGATGGAGCGCGCCGTCGCCGAGCCGGGGCACTTGCAGGGGCGGCCATCGGCGGTGCTGCGCTTCTGGCGCCTGCGCGGCTCCAGGGTGCCGGGGCCGCGCTTGTCCTTGACGTTGTTGACCCTGCGCGGATGCACCGTGCCGCCGCGCTTGCGCTTGAGCTTGGGCGCGACCTCCAGGATCTTCATCAGCAGCCAGCCGATGCTGAACATCGTGCCGGGGTCGACCAGCTCGAGCATCTTCTTGGCGGCCAGCTTGCCGAGCGCGCGCATGGCCTTGGCGAGGGACTGGATGTGCGTCCTGAATTCGGGCGAGATGTAGGTGGCCACGCTGGAGGCACCGCCCAGCGCCATGTTGGCGGCCTCCTTGTTGCTCGCCACGAACATGTTCTTGGCCGCGCGCAACAGGTGCTCCGATTTTTCGAGCGGGTTCCACCAGGAGGTGCGGTCCGCGGCCTTGAGCGCGACGTTTGCCGAGCGCACGCTGGTGTTGGGGTTGAACAGGTGCCCGTCGAGCGCCGAGAGCAGCGCATCGGCCAGCGCGTTGGCCAGCTTCTCCGCGAACTTGCCGCACTCCTCCAGCATGTCTCTCAGCTGGCTCTGCGCGGTCTTGATGAACTCCTCGAGTTCGCCCTTGATGGCGTTCGCCAGGTGTCCCGCGATGGCGATGAGGAAGTCTTCCGCGAGGTCCTTCACGCCCTGCTTGAGCTTCTGCTTGGCGAGTTGCAGCGGCGCGCGCAGCGCCACGCGCGCCGGCCCGGTGCCGGGCATCGGGATCACGCCGATGGCGTCGACGCCCAGGTTGACCCACGAGATGAACGACACCTCCTTGCCCGCTTGCTTCAGGTCGTTGATCTCGATGATGTCGTAGACCACATCGGAAAACGCGATGAGGTTCGAGACGCCCGGAATCGCATTGCCCACGGTCTTGAGGCGGTCGAGCGTGACGATGCCGTCGGTGTTCTCGCGCAGCCACTTGTCGAAGGGGCTGAAGCCCTCGGCCACCTCGGAGGCGTTGATCTGCTCGAGGGGTTCGATCGCGTACTCGTCGGATTCGGCGGATTCGGCGGATTCGGCCATGAAGTGGAGGTCCCTGGATGTCGGTTGTTCGTTGTCGGATGGCCTGCGAACCGCTCAGCCCAGGAAGCCGGGGATCTTCAGACCCGCGATCTCGGGCAATGCCGCTGCGGTCTTCGCTGTCGCTGCTGCCGATGCCGCGCGTGGCAGCAGGTTGGCCGCGGCATCGGCCAGCTTGGGAGGTAGCAGCGAGCCCGCAGCCTGCGTCGCCGCGCCCGTGAGCGAGCTCGCGGGACTGCCCAGCAAGCTCGCGGCGCCGCCCGCGAGGCCCGCCAGATCGCCCTTGCCCACCGCCTGCAAGGTGCGCGCGGCCTGCAGGCCCGATTGCACGGTCTGCGCGAGGCTGACAAGGCCGCCCGCATCGGCCGCGATGCCGCTCTTTCCGAGCACGCCGGCGACCTGCCCCATCGCGGCCTGCGCCGCGCCACCCAGACCTCCCGCGCCTGCCGCATCCGCGCCGCTGGCCGCATCGTTCCTGGGCTTGCCGAAGTAGCTGCCCTCCTCCCACGTCCGGCTCGGGTCGTCGCCGAAGGTGACGCTGGCAGGCCCCGGGAACAGCCCCGCGACGCTGGCGAAACCGTTCGCATCGAGCTTGCCGGTCTTGACCGTGCCGAGCGCATCGACGACCTCGTAGTCGCCGCCCTTCACGCCGCGCTGGTCGGCCACGTACTTGTTGAAGAGCTCGAGCGTGCCGTTGCCCGGCGCGGGCGGCGCAGGGAACGAGGCGGGCTGCGTGTCGGGCCCGATCAGCGAATGCGATGCCGCATGCGCGACCCATGCGCCGCTGGTGCCGCTGCGGATGCCGTCGGCCGTCCAGTGCGTGTAGCTGCCCGCGCCGACGATGGTGACCTTCTGCTTGGCGGTGATCACGATCTCGTCGGCGGTCTGCGTGATCTTGAGTTTCGCGAGCAGGTTGAGGTTGTCCTTCAGCGCCTGGATGTCGATGTCGCCGTTGGCTGCGACCAGCTTCATGCCCAGCTTGTAGGCAAACACACGCACCGACTCGATGGCGCTCGCGAGCAGCCGCTTGCCCACGGAAAAACTCATGTGCTGTGCACTGGTCAACGCCACGTGTTCCTCGCTGTGCAGGTGCGTCGACTTGAC
This region of Variovorax sp. RKNM96 genomic DNA includes:
- a CDS encoding LysR family transcriptional regulator, producing the protein MQLKDIDLNLLLVFDRMLAEKRVSAVAESLGLSQPAISNALARLRKLLGDELFLRTARGMEPTPFALQLAEPVAYAMGALHTALNQQVVFDPATSTRSFTLAMTDIGEIYFTPRLMEALSVAAPGVTISTLRNNTATNLRDELEAGHVDIAIGLLPQLKAGVFQRRLFLQRYVCLFSGTHPLARKRSVSLKDFSAADHVLVQAAGTGHGKADDVMAAQGIHRRIRLKVPHFVAIGHILRSSGMIATVPERLAESIAEPFGLVWRPHPVALPQIAINLFWHAKVHRDPGNQWLRGLLFDSFADKD
- a CDS encoding RHS repeat-associated core domain-containing protein, giving the protein MAESAESAESDEYAIEPLEQINASEVAEGFSPFDKWLRENTDGIVTLDRLKTVGNAIPGVSNLIAFSDVVYDIIEINDLKQAGKEVSFISWVNLGVDAIGVIPMPGTGPARVALRAPLQLAKQKLKQGVKDLAEDFLIAIAGHLANAIKGELEEFIKTAQSQLRDMLEECGKFAEKLANALADALLSALDGHLFNPNTSVRSANVALKAADRTSWWNPLEKSEHLLRAAKNMFVASNKEAANMALGGASSVATYISPEFRTHIQSLAKAMRALGKLAAKKMLELVDPGTMFSIGWLLMKILEVAPKLKRKRGGTVHPRRVNNVKDKRGPGTLEPRRRQKRSTADGRPCKCPGSATARSISLSLGAETLTHTDFELPGALPITWSRTYRSDLGAYDLGVLGARWITPYTTQLDIELLGDGSEGAFLYHAEDGRTKRYPALAVGQTHRDLIEDLTLVRLSPDLLTINQGRDWMQTYERIPALGGRRGFFRLALMQMRAGASVALRYDHAHPLRAEHTVLSDIMVKQGDTTIAHAGTRIDAQGRLAGLWEIKEGQLIRQLAAYAYDANGDLIEAQDENGPMAAGALVDETQRVSTAWHYQYSHHLLTRYEDRTGRGVNLAYDGTGVNARAVREWMDDGSFDTRVRWAEHIRLTTVTDALGHETRYYYDELGYTYRVTHPDLRDEWFFRDEARNIVRHIQPNGGVEHFSYDAQGQLISQTRADGTEIHMDWDDSGNLVKILDPEGQVWLRAYDVQGNLVEETDPLGHKTKYEYDKAGLPVRVTDAKGGITRMVYNTVGQLLSRTDCSGKTTTWAYDARGRLVQSTDAAGQSTQYSYARGQLESIVNPDQSTERFSHDAEGRLLAHTDVLGHTTRYGYSEAGLIARRTDAAGQQLAYRWDKLGRLVQLDNENRSSYTFSYDPVGRLLAEVGFDGQKTGYAYAEFNGVLEKIEQPLQSIDMRFDMMGRLLERTAGEASETFGYDASGRLVLANNRDARLQWFYDPVGNTVREHQHYEARALEKPMTAVWRHQYDELGNRIVSTRPDGHEVRLLTYGSGHVHGLMLDGQDILSFERDDLHREVGREQGNGLSQSLDYDVMGRLLEQRVSSTGQAGPAGSALVRRTYAYDKVGQLVGIGDTRRGRLDYRYDPVGRLVQANSALGREVFAFDPAGNIATPGLLDAPGQSTSTSAPRAQGIRDEPFESRTSPVAAHKLLDNLLKDYAGTSYRYDAQGNLVERIRNGERTSFEWDGFGRMVAAKSHQGTTTFAYDALGRRVAKHSPKGHTVYGWDGDVLAFESVVGSKTAKEQARTVHYLYEPGSFRPLLQARKQQAIALHATPDYAAMVAEEGDYDVARDPLWTSEPVAQPFAKEEICYYQCDHLGTPQELTDDEGRIAWSAQYRAWGEAREAIAQAAQSAGIRNPIRFQGQYFDEETGLHYNRHRYYDPHSGRFVSRDPIALYGGNNLHAYAPNPTAWTDPVGLKSGYQENWERLHGPLPTGYQVHHIIPKDATTVAMAKKLCPQFDVDDASNLIALPKDNTVAAQSGPGFGKTLHNGYHAGYTYAIRGALKTADRLKIPKVSGCMKIKAIQAASASQLKSGTLSMYAGKGGTTSGVQVNWMSSMREIIRGN
- a CDS encoding pentapeptide repeat-containing protein; translation: MTSQLILLNHNLWRKGAGGAPAGLIGQADTFAYAGLDLNLAQFASSAFTGTSFNATTFQNAGWTACQFNGCTFTACDFQGISITGCTFTGCTFSNSQFSAAQLSGCTFNRCTWNNLGFDNGRWTRVDVLNCNGNQIRADGLRGEMVDFTGSHFEQLEFRNAQINTV